The DNA region GTGCAAGACCCGGAACTGGCGCAATGGTTGAAAGAAGCCGACACATCATCAGATCGCGCTGAGCGCGAGGCACTTTACACCAAGGCCGTAAAGCGGATTGCAGAACAAGCCTATTGGATGCCGATGTATAATTTCAACGTCAACTACGGCCTTTCTCCTGATCTGTCTTTCACTCCGCACCCGGATGAATTTGCCAGATGGTGGCAGGCCGACTGGAAATAAAGTCTCCCTCATGACTGAGTGAACTGCTTTGTGGTTCACTCCCTTTTTCTTGTTTGGCCTAAATGACGGTATTCATACTCAAACGGCTCGTGATAGCTTTTTTTGTCTGCCTTGCGGTCTCGGCAATCAGCTTTGCCTTGATGTTTCTCTCTGGTGACCCGGCGATTGCTATCGCAGGCTCAGGTGGCCGCGCAGAAGATGCGGAGGCAATTCGGGTCGCTTATGGATTTGATCGACCAATTCTCGTTCAATATGTGGATTGGATCTGGTCCGCTCTCCAAGGTAATTTAGGACAGTCGATCTACTTCAACATCCCTGTTTCGGAAATCATCGGCAACCGGATTGGTGTTACGTTAACACTAGGATTCATAGCATTTGGCGTAGCTCTGATAGTTGCGGTTCCGCTGGGGATCGCCGCAGCCATGCATCCCAACGGCCTGATTGACCGGATCGCGCTGATACTCGCTGTCACCGGGCAGGCAATCCCCAGCTTCTGGCTTGGATTGATGGCAATTGTTGTCTTTGGTGTCTGGTACGGATGGGTGCCCATCTCCGGCACTGACGAATGGCAAGGTTACATCTTGCCAGTGATCGTACTTAGCTATTACGCACTTCCAGAAATGATGCGGATCACCCGTTCCGGAATGATTGATGTTCTGGCATCGGATTATGTGCGTGCCGCCT from Roseibium sp. HPY-6 includes:
- a CDS encoding ABC transporter permease, whose protein sequence is MTVFILKRLVIAFFVCLAVSAISFALMFLSGDPAIAIAGSGGRAEDAEAIRVAYGFDRPILVQYVDWIWSALQGNLGQSIYFNIPVSEIIGNRIGVTLTLGFIAFGVALIVAVPLGIAAAMHPNGLIDRIALILAVTGQAIPSFWLGLMAIVVFGVWYGWVPISGTDEWQGYILPVIVLSYYALPEMMRITRSGMIDVLASDYVRAAYAKGLPARQVIWKHALRNAVLPLVSLSAVQLGQLLSGSIVIESVFALNGMGRLAWESLLRSDLPVVQAIILLLSLLYVVLTTLADIFNALLDPRLRGASV